Proteins encoded in a region of the Methanobrevibacter millerae genome:
- a CDS encoding helix-turn-helix transcriptional regulator → MADKNNLENNNDDMCEVFNSHEDVIERVQKRMIEEDQYSELAEFFKIFGNPTRLKILSLLAIEDLCVCDICDALDLNQTTVSNQLRILRANNIVKYQKEGKMARYSLTDLHIEMIYKVGLEHILE, encoded by the coding sequence ATGGCAGACAAAAATAATCTTGAAAATAACAATGATGATATGTGTGAAGTTTTCAATTCTCACGAAGATGTTATTGAACGTGTACAAAAACGTATGATTGAAGAAGACCAATATTCAGAATTAGCTGAGTTTTTTAAAATATTTGGTAATCCTACACGATTAAAAATTCTTTCATTACTTGCTATTGAAGATTTATGTGTTTGTGACATTTGTGATGCATTAGATTTAAATCAAACTACTGTTTCAAATCAATTAAGGATTTTAAGAGCAAATAATATTGTAAAATATCAAAAAGAAGGAAAAATGGCAAGATACTCTCTTACAGATCTTCATATTGAAATGATTTATAAAGTTGGTTTGGAACATATTTTAGAATAA
- a CDS encoding ABC transporter ATP-binding protein — MINVNNVSFSYNNDSGLENIDLNIKKGEVILLCGESGCGKTTLTRLLNGLIPNFFNGKKQGEVYLNNDLISEMPVYEISRYIGSVFQNPKTQFFNVDTTSEIVFGCENLGIDESEIKNRLNIVVNQFKIENLLDKNIFKLSGGEKQKIACASVSAVFPDIFVLDEPSSNLDSESSWELENIIQNWKNQGKTVIIAEHKLFFLKNVVDRVIFLKKGKIFNQWMISEFNNINHRDFGLREITLDNLKIKQNEYYSKNNEFLEFRNFNFKYGKKHVLDIDQVKIPKNEIIAIIGKNGAGKSTFANCLCGLKRSFKGEVIYKNENLKRKDLLKKTYMVMQDVNHQLFTESVLDEVLLSMDEENIGLAENILSNLNLYHLKDKHPMALSGGEKQRVAIASAIASKKEILIFDEPTSGLDLKNMLKVSENLRYLQKLGITSFIITHDFELIMECCSHILHLENGKIVDNYKINKEKLKKFFL, encoded by the coding sequence TTGATTAATGTTAATAATGTTTCTTTTTCTTATAATAATGATTCTGGTCTTGAAAATATTGATTTAAATATTAAAAAAGGTGAAGTAATATTGCTTTGTGGTGAATCAGGGTGTGGAAAAACTACTTTAACACGCCTTTTAAATGGTCTCATTCCAAATTTTTTTAATGGAAAAAAGCAAGGTGAAGTTTATTTAAATAATGATTTGATTAGTGAAATGCCTGTTTATGAAATATCTAGATATATTGGGTCTGTTTTTCAAAATCCAAAAACACAGTTTTTCAATGTTGATACAACAAGCGAAATAGTTTTTGGATGTGAAAATTTGGGAATTGATGAGTCTGAAATAAAAAACAGATTAAATATTGTTGTCAACCAGTTTAAAATTGAAAATTTGTTGGATAAAAATATTTTTAAATTGTCCGGTGGTGAAAAACAAAAAATTGCATGTGCATCAGTATCAGCGGTTTTTCCCGATATATTTGTTTTAGATGAACCCTCTTCTAATTTAGACTCTGAATCAAGTTGGGAATTGGAAAACATAATTCAAAATTGGAAAAATCAGGGTAAAACTGTAATAATTGCAGAACATAAATTATTCTTTTTAAAAAATGTCGTTGATAGAGTTATATTTTTAAAAAAAGGTAAAATATTTAATCAATGGATGATTTCTGAGTTTAATAATATAAATCATAGGGATTTTGGTTTAAGAGAAATAACTTTGGATAATCTAAAAATAAAACAAAATGAATATTATTCTAAAAATAATGAGTTTTTAGAGTTCAGAAATTTTAATTTTAAATATGGTAAAAAACATGTTTTGGACATTGATCAGGTTAAAATTCCTAAAAATGAGATTATTGCAATAATTGGAAAAAATGGTGCTGGAAAATCCACTTTTGCCAATTGTTTATGTGGCCTTAAAAGATCATTTAAAGGTGAGGTAATTTATAAAAATGAAAATCTAAAAAGAAAAGATTTACTTAAAAAGACTTATATGGTAATGCAGGATGTAAACCATCAATTATTTACAGAAAGTGTCTTGGATGAAGTACTGTTAAGTATGGATGAGGAAAATATTGGATTGGCTGAAAATATTTTGTCTAATTTAAATTTGTATCATTTAAAAGACAAGCATCCGATGGCATTATCTGGTGGTGAAAAACAAAGAGTTGCTATAGCATCAGCTATTGCCTCTAAAAAAGAAATATTAATATTTGATGAACCAACCAGTGGTCTTGATTTAAAAAATATGCTTAAAGTTTCTGAAAATCTCAGATATCTTCAGAAATTGGGAATTACTTCATTTATCATAACACATGATTTTGAATTGATAATGGAATGCTGTTCACATATTTTGCATTTGGAAAATGGAAAAATTGTGGATAATTATAAAATTAATAAAGAAAAACTAAAGAAGTTTTTCTTATAA
- a CDS encoding ABC transporter permease, with translation MLFKKMLRDIAKHKTQFLSIFLMAFLGVFVFAGVGGESVGLEVSVNDYYDATNLADGWIYSANLDDNFVDKVNNLSPTKDTERQLVIDSIGNFSNDPEITLHFLENNTISKFYLLEGEDVNISDEDGVWLDKSFADAKNLKVGDNISFTFNGVSIEKEIKGLGYSPEYVYHASDSSIIPDFNKMGFAYLSYEAFPLSDVPYNVLLVDFDGSAGNYNDLLSDKLDGDYNSFVEKSENPSVSQFSEEIDQHKMMGDIFPVVFILIALLILLTTMTRIIAHQRTQIGILKAVGYTNKSIIFHYVSYGFWLVLAGAILGLIIGPLTLPNLFYPSMSATYILPEWKPAWSMNFVYVAIIMVVMSLLVSYFAVRSISSENPADTIRPKVPKISSSGFIEKTSIWKRFSFNVRWNYRDAKRNKFRALMTIVGVMGCAALLVSAFGMYDGMHDLKEWEYSQINHYDSKLIVNDNASISSINNIADEVNGDKLMESAIEIESGNAKKSGSLLVLNGTNLVTPTDYDRNEIKIGNDETSISQKMADLLGVGVGDTVKWHIMGSDKWVSTKIDKIHADPISQGFIMSSDKLGALDLNYTPTSIVTSEHVDKNYSDIKAVNSMNDMTTSWDEMTESMMLLVYILIFFACLLAVVVLYNLGLLSFTEIEREIATLKVLGFKTGSLRRLLLTQNLWFTAIGFVLGLPLGYYILDIMWQSSGDSFYILPSISLSNFLLTAVITFALSILVNLLFSRKIKKLDMVESLKGVE, from the coding sequence ATGCTTTTTAAAAAGATGTTGAGAGACATCGCGAAGCATAAAACACAGTTTCTATCTATTTTTTTAATGGCTTTTTTAGGTGTTTTTGTATTCGCTGGTGTCGGAGGAGAATCAGTTGGTTTGGAAGTTAGTGTTAATGATTATTATGATGCAACTAACCTAGCAGATGGTTGGATTTATTCAGCAAACTTGGATGATAACTTTGTTGATAAGGTAAATAACCTATCACCTACAAAAGATACTGAAAGACAACTTGTAATAGATTCGATTGGAAATTTCTCAAACGATCCGGAAATAACATTGCATTTTTTAGAGAACAATACTATTTCTAAATTTTATCTTCTTGAAGGTGAAGATGTAAACATTAGTGATGAAGATGGAGTATGGCTAGATAAGAGTTTTGCTGATGCAAAGAATTTAAAAGTTGGAGATAATATTTCTTTCACTTTCAATGGAGTAAGCATCGAAAAGGAAATTAAAGGATTGGGATATTCTCCAGAATATGTTTATCATGCATCTGATTCATCAATAATCCCGGATTTCAATAAAATGGGTTTTGCATATTTGTCCTATGAAGCATTTCCATTATCTGATGTTCCATATAATGTATTATTAGTTGATTTTGATGGATCTGCTGGTAATTATAATGATTTGCTTTCAGATAAGTTGGACGGAGATTATAATTCATTTGTTGAGAAATCAGAAAATCCGAGTGTGTCTCAATTTTCAGAAGAAATAGACCAGCATAAGATGATGGGGGATATTTTCCCAGTTGTATTCATTTTAATTGCTTTATTGATTTTATTGACAACTATGACTCGTATCATAGCCCATCAAAGAACACAAATCGGTATATTGAAAGCAGTTGGATATACAAATAAAAGTATAATTTTCCATTATGTTTCATATGGTTTCTGGCTGGTATTGGCTGGAGCAATTTTAGGTCTTATTATTGGTCCTTTAACATTGCCTAATTTATTTTATCCATCAATGAGTGCCACATACATTTTACCGGAATGGAAACCTGCATGGAGCATGAACTTTGTTTATGTTGCAATCATAATGGTTGTAATGTCTCTTTTAGTTTCATATTTTGCTGTTAGAAGCATATCCAGTGAAAATCCTGCAGATACAATAAGGCCTAAGGTGCCTAAAATTTCTTCTTCAGGATTTATAGAAAAAACAAGCATATGGAAAAGGTTTTCATTTAATGTTCGCTGGAACTATCGTGATGCCAAAAGAAATAAATTCAGAGCATTAATGACAATTGTTGGTGTTATGGGTTGTGCTGCACTTTTAGTATCTGCATTCGGCATGTATGATGGAATGCATGATTTGAAAGAATGGGAATACTCACAAATCAATCATTATGATTCAAAATTGATTGTAAATGATAATGCAAGCATATCAAGCATAAATAATATAGCCGATGAAGTCAATGGTGATAAGTTAATGGAAAGTGCTATAGAAATCGAATCGGGCAATGCTAAAAAGTCAGGTTCACTTCTGGTACTGAATGGCACGAATCTTGTAACGCCTACCGATTATGATAGGAATGAAATTAAAATCGGAAACGATGAAACTTCAATATCTCAAAAAATGGCTGATTTGCTGGGTGTTGGTGTTGGTGATACTGTCAAATGGCATATTATGGGTTCAGATAAATGGGTATCAACAAAAATTGATAAAATACATGCAGATCCTATTTCACAAGGGTTTATAATGTCATCTGATAAATTGGGTGCATTGGATTTGAACTATACTCCAACAAGCATTGTCACTTCTGAGCATGTGGATAAGAACTACTCAGACATTAAGGCTGTTAATTCAATGAATGACATGACAACCAGCTGGGATGAAATGACTGAATCAATGATGCTTTTAGTTTACATTCTAATATTTTTTGCATGTCTTTTAGCGGTTGTTGTGCTTTACAATTTAGGATTGTTATCTTTCACTGAAATTGAACGTGAAATTGCCACATTAAAGGTTTTAGGATTTAAGACAGGTTCTCTTAGAAGATTGCTGTTAACTCAAAATTTATGGTTTACAGCTATTGGATTTGTTTTAGGTCTTCCATTGGGTTATTATATTTTGGATATCATGTGGCAGTCTTCCGGTGATTCATTCTATATATTGCCTTCAATATCACTTTCAAACTTCCTGTTGACTGCTGTGATAACATTTGCATTATCTATTCTTGTGAATTTGTTGTTTTCACGCAAAATCAAGAAGCTTGACATGGTCGAATCTCTTAAAGGGGTTGAATAG
- a CDS encoding energy-coupling factor transporter transmembrane protein EcfT → MELGQFKLDPRTKIIILVIISFMVFNEAPIYVSGILVLIPFICLFFSNYKKAAVIYVVLYVAAKYIQIFLLPNSTGIISIILVIFSYTSSRMLPILIMGYYTIASTKVSEFISAMEKSNVPKDIIIPLSVVFRYIPSIIEEIKSITNAMKMRGFGLTVKSFKNPLKLIEFYMVPILISAVKTSDELSAASLTRGLSNPKKRTHLVDTEFSKLDYSLLLISVIGFLIYVFYFIGGH, encoded by the coding sequence ATGGAATTAGGCCAATTTAAATTAGATCCTCGAACTAAAATTATAATTCTTGTAATTATAAGTTTCATGGTATTTAATGAAGCACCGATATATGTTAGTGGAATTTTAGTCTTAATTCCATTTATCTGCTTATTTTTCTCGAATTATAAAAAAGCAGCAGTAATTTATGTTGTATTGTATGTGGCTGCAAAATATATTCAAATTTTTTTACTTCCAAATTCAACAGGCATAATATCAATTATCCTGGTGATTTTTAGTTACACCTCTTCGAGGATGCTGCCTATTTTAATTATGGGATATTATACAATAGCTTCAACTAAGGTAAGTGAATTTATTTCTGCAATGGAAAAAAGTAATGTTCCAAAAGATATTATCATTCCTCTCTCAGTTGTTTTTAGGTATATTCCATCTATCATTGAAGAAATTAAATCAATAACTAATGCAATGAAGATGAGGGGTTTTGGTTTAACTGTCAAATCCTTTAAAAATCCATTGAAATTAATAGAATTTTATATGGTTCCAATATTAATTAGTGCAGTTAAAACAAGTGATGAATTATCTGCCGCTTCTTTAACAAGGGGTTTGAGCAATCCTAAAAAAAGAACACATTTGGTTGATACTGAATTTAGTAAACTGGATTATTCATTGCTTCTAATATCTGTAATTGGATTTTTAATATACGTATTTTACTTTATAGGGGGTCATTAA
- a CDS encoding MptD family putative ECF transporter S component: MSERLNVKDLITVGIFSVILTVLIFIFGMLGYIPILMIALPILAALVAGIPYMLFLTRVNKFGMVTLMGLILGIIMFLSGHTWIPILVFTLFALIADLILKAGNYSSVKNSIISFGVFILGIFGNMLPFFILRDFFVESIRTSMGNDYVAVIEPFLTYEVLIILVIVTFIVGLISAYVGKIVLKKHFEKAGIA; the protein is encoded by the coding sequence ATGAGTGAACGTTTGAACGTGAAAGATTTAATTACTGTAGGTATTTTTTCAGTCATACTGACTGTTTTGATATTTATATTTGGTATGTTGGGTTATATTCCCATATTAATGATAGCACTTCCGATATTGGCTGCATTAGTTGCTGGAATTCCGTATATGTTGTTTTTAACAAGAGTTAATAAATTTGGAATGGTAACTTTAATGGGATTAATTTTAGGCATTATCATGTTTCTATCCGGACACACATGGATACCAATTTTGGTTTTCACATTATTTGCATTGATTGCAGATTTAATTTTAAAAGCAGGTAACTATTCATCAGTTAAAAATTCCATTATTAGTTTTGGTGTTTTTATATTGGGAATATTCGGTAACATGTTGCCATTTTTTATTTTGAGAGATTTTTTTGTAGAATCTATCAGAACATCAATGGGTAATGACTATGTAGCTGTTATTGAACCGTTTTTAACATATGAAGTTTTAATTATTTTAGTTATTGTAACATTCATTGTCGGTTTAATTAGTGCATATGTGGGTAAAATTGTTTTGAAAAAACATTTTGAAAAAGCGGGTATTGCTTAA
- a CDS encoding ABC transporter permease, with the protein MSLSKKMLRDIKINKTQFISIFLMAFLGIFAFCGVCSEYYGLEQTSSDFYTNTNLADGWIYNTTITDDAIDEINNFTTNSEKQLVVQSVANFSNDPDITLHFVEDNEISIFYVSQGQEFNLSDESGVWLDKRFADAQNLSVGDNISFKFNGIEIEKEIKGIGYSPEYVYEASPTSIIPDFKDMGFAYMSYKAFPSDIKYNVLLVKFNQSPDDFKNSLDDSVEYLSFTKQSEHVSVSQFNEEMAQHKMIGDVFPIVFILVTFLTLLTTMTRIISHQRTQIGVLKAVGYKNRTIILHFMSYGFWLVLAGAILGLILGPMIIPNLFYPTMTYRYSLPEWNPGFDISFVVVAALMVLSSLLVSYLAARNISKENPANTMRPKAPNISSSGFLEKSSLWNRLNFNLRWNYRDAKRNKFRALMAIVGVMGCVALLVSAFGMNDSMDNLKTWEYDDISHFESKLIINNGASLSDIDDVRKDVNGHTIMEQAIEIKAQGNEKTASLLILNDTNLISQTDKNKNPLSLSNTDISLSAKMAESLNVGVGDTIKWHVIGSDDWVECKITNIHGEPLSQGIILSSDKLDELGLNFTPTSIITSQNVDKEYDSIKSVTTLSEMKENWDEMSGSIMMMVSILIFFAILLAIVVLYNLGILSFTEIEREIATLKVLGFKTGDLRKLLLTQNIIFAAIGFILGIPLGFYLMTLMVDAAGESLYYIPSLTLGNIILSGVITFAVSIVVNLLFSSKIKNLNMVEALKDVE; encoded by the coding sequence ATGTCATTATCTAAAAAGATGCTTAGGGATATAAAAATTAACAAAACTCAATTTATTTCCATATTTTTAATGGCATTTTTAGGCATTTTTGCATTTTGTGGAGTATGTAGTGAGTATTATGGTTTAGAACAAACTAGTTCTGATTTTTATACAAATACTAATCTTGCAGATGGTTGGATTTATAATACCACAATTACAGACGATGCTATTGATGAAATAAATAATTTTACGACGAATAGTGAAAAACAACTTGTTGTTCAGTCTGTTGCCAATTTTTCAAATGATCCTGACATTACTCTGCATTTTGTAGAAGATAATGAAATATCTATATTTTATGTATCTCAAGGTCAGGAGTTTAATTTATCTGATGAATCTGGAGTTTGGTTAGATAAAAGGTTTGCTGATGCTCAAAATTTATCTGTTGGGGACAATATTAGTTTTAAATTTAATGGTATTGAAATTGAAAAGGAAATTAAAGGAATCGGTTACTCTCCGGAGTATGTTTATGAGGCTTCACCAACGTCTATAATACCTGATTTTAAAGATATGGGTTTTGCTTATATGTCTTATAAGGCATTTCCTTCAGATATTAAATATAATGTATTATTGGTTAAATTCAACCAAAGTCCTGATGATTTTAAGAATTCATTGGATGATTCTGTTGAATATCTGTCTTTCACTAAGCAATCAGAACATGTAAGTGTTTCTCAGTTTAATGAGGAAATGGCTCAACATAAAATGATTGGTGATGTTTTTCCAATAGTGTTTATTTTAGTTACATTTTTAACTCTTTTAACAACAATGACTCGTATAATATCTCATCAAAGAACACAAATTGGAGTTTTAAAGGCAGTGGGCTATAAAAATAGGACTATAATTCTTCATTTTATGTCCTATGGGTTCTGGTTGGTTTTAGCTGGTGCTATTTTAGGTTTAATTTTAGGGCCTATGATTATTCCAAATTTATTTTATCCAACCATGACTTACAGATATTCACTTCCTGAATGGAATCCTGGTTTTGACATTAGTTTTGTTGTAGTGGCTGCCTTGATGGTTTTATCATCTCTTTTAGTATCTTATTTGGCTGCTCGAAATATTTCAAAAGAAAATCCTGCAAATACTATGCGACCAAAAGCTCCAAACATTTCATCTTCAGGATTTTTGGAAAAATCCTCATTATGGAATAGGTTAAATTTCAATCTTCGTTGGAATTACAGGGATGCTAAAAGAAATAAATTCAGAGCATTGATGGCGATAGTTGGGGTTATGGGTTGTGTTGCTCTTTTGGTTTCAGCTTTTGGTATGAATGATTCTATGGATAATTTAAAAACTTGGGAATATGATGATATTTCTCATTTTGAGTCTAAATTAATTATTAATAATGGTGCATCATTAAGTGATATTGATGATGTCAGAAAGGATGTAAATGGGCATACTATAATGGAGCAAGCTATTGAAATAAAAGCTCAAGGAAATGAAAAGACTGCATCACTTCTTATATTAAATGATACGAATTTGATATCTCAGACAGATAAAAATAAAAATCCACTCAGTTTATCCAATACAGATATATCACTTTCTGCAAAAATGGCGGAAAGTCTAAATGTTGGTGTTGGAGATACAATAAAATGGCATGTCATAGGGTCTGATGATTGGGTTGAATGTAAAATAACTAATATTCATGGTGAACCGTTGTCCCAGGGAATCATATTGTCATCTGATAAATTGGATGAATTAGGATTAAATTTCACACCAACAAGCATTATAACTTCCCAGAATGTTGATAAGGAATATGATTCAATTAAAAGTGTCACTACATTAAGTGAAATGAAAGAAAATTGGGATGAAATGTCTGGATCTATAATGATGATGGTTTCAATTTTAATATTCTTTGCAATACTTTTAGCTATTGTGGTATTATATAATCTTGGAATTTTATCATTTACAGAAATTGAACGTGAAATTGCAACTCTTAAGGTGTTAGGATTTAAAACTGGTGATTTAAGAAAATTACTATTGACACAAAACATAATATTCGCTGCTATTGGATTTATATTGGGTATTCCTTTAGGATTTTACCTAATGACATTAATGGTGGATGCTGCAGGTGAATCTCTGTATTATATTCCTTCTTTAACTTTGGGAAATATAATATTAAGTGGTGTGATAACATTTGCTGTATCAATTGTGGTTAATTTATTATTTTCAAGTAAAATTAAGAATTTAAATATGGTTGAAGCTCTAAAAGATGTTGAATAA
- a CDS encoding ABC transporter ATP-binding protein, with translation MSTLIEFKDVVKEYKSGDHILRAMDNVNFTIDEGEFVVILGPSGAGKSTLLNLLGGLDSATSGQIVVNGEHVENFNDNELTKYRAKNVGFIFQFYNLIPNLTAIENVELMKDIVDVNIDGKAVLNSVGLAGHANQFPAQLSGGEQQRVSIARAVAKQPAMLLCDEPTGALDSNTGVLILNLLQDMSNNRNTTVIIVTHNAILAEAADKVIRIKNGQIEDIAINEHPKKVDELEW, from the coding sequence ATGAGCACATTAATAGAATTTAAAGATGTGGTAAAAGAATATAAGTCTGGAGATCACATTTTACGAGCGATGGATAATGTTAACTTCACAATAGATGAAGGAGAATTTGTTGTAATTCTCGGACCGTCTGGAGCGGGTAAGTCAACCCTTCTAAATCTTTTAGGCGGACTTGATTCTGCAACCAGTGGTCAGATTGTTGTGAATGGGGAACATGTGGAAAACTTCAATGACAATGAATTAACCAAATATCGTGCTAAAAATGTAGGTTTCATTTTTCAATTTTATAATTTAATTCCAAATTTAACTGCAATTGAAAACGTGGAATTGATGAAGGATATTGTCGACGTTAATATCGACGGAAAAGCAGTTCTCAACTCCGTTGGTTTAGCTGGCCATGCCAATCAGTTCCCTGCACAACTTTCCGGAGGTGAACAACAAAGGGTATCAATTGCAAGAGCTGTTGCCAAACAACCTGCCATGCTTTTATGTGACGAGCCTACTGGTGCACTTGATTCTAATACTGGGGTTTTAATCTTAAACTTGCTTCAGGATATGAGTAATAACAGAAATACGACTGTTATCATAGTTACTCACAATGCAATTTTGGCTGAAGCGGCCGATAAGGTTATCAGAATTAAAAACGGCCAAATTGAAGATATTGCAATTAATGAACATCCTAAAAAAGTAGACGAACTTGAATGGTGA
- a CDS encoding ABC transporter permease — protein sequence MAFLGVYVFTGFGAESFGFEETASTYYGETNLADGWIYASNIDGDFVNKVNDLSSTKDSERKLIVNSIADFDNDPDITLHFLEDNDISKFYLVKGEEFNLSDGDGVWLDIRFAEAKNLTVGDNISFTFEGITVEKEIKGLGYSPEHLYQTSDSSMIPDYGKMGFAYLSYNAFPLSDVPYNVLLVKYDGNSSNYEKQLDDDLTRDYSSFLPRAQYPSFAEFQDETEQHQMMTDVIPVIFIIISMLTLLTTMTRIINNQRMQIGVLKALGFKNRTIMFHYISYGFWMVLAGSILGLILGPLTLPPIMFEEMADLYSIPYWLTGFNISFIVVTLLMVVLAALISYFACRNIVNESPSSAIRPKIPKVSTSGFLEKLGIWKKFSFNVRWNYRDAKRNKFRALMSIVGVMACTLIIVASFGCMDGFDEMKEWEYTDINHYSSKLVLEDNITASQVDYIADDVGGEKLMESSIEIKSGDIKKSGVITVLDDNKLYTPTDDNKNPISISSNEVSISTKMAQLLGVGVGDTIKWHIMGSDKWISTKVDKIHSDPTSQGIIVSKEKLDDLGLNYTATSVISSHGVDKNYSGVKTIFSMDSLTDSWDDMMESSMTIIYLLAAFASLLSVIVLYNLGLLSFTEIKREFATLKVLGFKSSQLRKLLLTQNLWFTTIGFVIGVPLGREVLQYLWGTMGDSFYLKANISLKTLIITFLITYVVSILVNLMFSGKIKKLNMVESLKDNE from the coding sequence ATGGCATTTTTAGGAGTATATGTCTTTACAGGTTTTGGAGCAGAATCATTCGGATTTGAAGAAACTGCTTCAACATATTATGGTGAAACTAATCTGGCTGACGGCTGGATTTACGCATCTAATATTGATGGTGATTTTGTAAATAAGGTAAATGATTTGTCTTCAACGAAAGACTCTGAACGTAAACTAATTGTAAACTCGATTGCCGATTTTGACAATGATCCGGATATTACTCTACACTTTTTAGAGGATAATGATATTTCAAAATTTTATCTCGTAAAAGGGGAAGAATTTAATTTATCTGATGGTGATGGGGTATGGTTGGATATTAGGTTTGCTGAAGCTAAAAATTTAACTGTTGGCGATAATATTTCATTTACTTTTGAAGGAATAACTGTTGAAAAGGAAATTAAAGGTTTGGGTTATTCGCCGGAGCACTTGTATCAGACATCTGATTCATCAATGATACCTGATTATGGTAAGATGGGTTTTGCTTATCTTTCGTATAATGCTTTTCCATTATCTGATGTTCCATATAATGTATTATTGGTTAAATATGATGGGAACTCTTCAAATTATGAAAAACAGTTGGATGATGATTTGACAAGAGATTACTCTTCATTTCTTCCAAGAGCCCAATATCCTAGTTTTGCAGAGTTTCAGGATGAAACAGAACAGCATCAAATGATGACTGATGTAATACCTGTAATATTCATAATAATTTCAATGTTGACTCTACTAACGACAATGACCAGAATCATCAACAATCAAAGAATGCAAATTGGTGTTTTAAAGGCATTAGGTTTTAAGAATCGCACGATAATGTTTCACTACATTTCCTATGGGTTCTGGATGGTGTTGGCAGGAAGCATTTTGGGTTTGATTTTAGGACCTTTAACCTTGCCTCCAATAATGTTTGAAGAGATGGCTGATTTGTATTCTATTCCTTACTGGTTAACTGGATTCAACATTAGCTTTATCGTGGTTACTTTGTTGATGGTTGTTTTGGCAGCATTAATATCTTACTTTGCATGCAGAAATATTGTAAATGAGTCTCCTTCAAGCGCAATACGACCTAAGATTCCAAAGGTGTCAACTTCAGGATTTTTAGAAAAGTTGGGAATATGGAAAAAATTTTCATTTAATGTTCGTTGGAATTATCGTGATGCAAAAAGAAATAAGTTCAGGGCATTGATGAGTATTGTTGGTGTAATGGCATGTACATTGATCATTGTTGCATCATTTGGTTGTATGGATGGCTTTGATGAGATGAAAGAATGGGAATACACAGATATTAATCATTATTCATCAAAACTGGTTCTTGAAGATAACATTACAGCTTCACAGGTTGATTATATTGCAGATGACGTTGGTGGCGAAAAATTGATGGAAAGTTCGATAGAAATCAAATCGGGAGATATTAAAAAATCGGGTGTCATTACAGTTCTTGATGATAATAAGTTATACACTCCAACGGATGATAATAAAAATCCAATTAGCATCTCTTCCAATGAGGTTTCCATTTCTACAAAGATGGCTCAATTGTTGGGTGTTGGTGTTGGCGATACTATAAAATGGCATATTATGGGTTCTGATAAATGGATTAGTACAAAAGTTGATAAAATTCATTCTGATCCAACATCACAGGGTATAATCGTATCCAAAGAGAAGTTAGATGATTTAGGATTGAATTACACTGCAACTAGTGTAATTTCTTCTCATGGTGTGGATAAAAATTATTCTGGGGTCAAAACCATATTTTCAATGGATTCACTGACTGACAGTTGGGATGATATGATGGAATCTTCCATGACTATAATATATCTGTTGGCAGCCTTTGCATCATTGTTGTCTGTTATTGTGTTATATAATCTTGGATTGTTGTCATTTACTGAAATCAAAAGGGAATTTGCCACATTAAAGGTTCTAGGTTTTAAGTCCTCTCAATTGAGGAAGCTATTGCTAACGCAAAATCTGTGGTTTACAACAATAGGTTTCGTAATTGGTGTTCCTTTAGGACGTGAAGTATTACAGTACTTGTGGGGAACAATGGGTGATTCATTTTACTTGAAAGCGAACATTTCTCTTAAAACATTAATAATAACATTTTTAATTACATATGTAGTTTCTATTCTTGTTAATTTAATGTTTTCAGGTAAAATTAAAAAATTGAATATGGTTGAATCGTTAAAGGATAATGAATAA